The Caulifigura coniformis genome includes a region encoding these proteins:
- a CDS encoding leucine-rich repeat domain-containing protein yields the protein MNAIPQNRRALSAEVWPGAAICVFGLLLSGCKPAETAKPAPQSTAAETPAMSAAPAEMPPATAESVKPTAPAEAPPSTPVIPQATPAAMPPAVESSAEKPADEGAPKASTRPEHIVALEKLGAVLDYGVGDRLIDVDLDGKPATDADLDHLSMLSDLKILNLSGSRITDAGLAKLAPLKRLKFLYLFKTDITDAGLEHLKELPRLEVLCLDQTLITDGGVKSLEALSRLEKLHVHSRVALTDASIDSLSKHVRLFELKVGGPGFTEPGIARLREALPNCTVHYDPNAEASEG from the coding sequence ATGAACGCCATTCCGCAGAATCGCCGCGCCTTGTCAGCCGAAGTCTGGCCAGGCGCGGCGATTTGTGTTTTCGGACTGCTGTTGAGCGGCTGCAAGCCGGCCGAGACGGCGAAGCCGGCACCGCAGTCGACGGCCGCCGAAACTCCCGCGATGTCGGCGGCGCCGGCGGAGATGCCGCCGGCGACAGCCGAATCGGTGAAGCCGACAGCTCCGGCGGAGGCGCCGCCCTCCACTCCAGTGATACCGCAGGCCACTCCTGCTGCGATGCCGCCTGCGGTGGAGTCCTCAGCGGAGAAACCTGCGGACGAAGGGGCGCCGAAGGCGAGCACCCGGCCGGAGCACATTGTGGCCCTCGAGAAGCTCGGGGCGGTGCTGGATTATGGAGTCGGGGACCGGTTGATCGACGTCGACCTGGACGGCAAGCCGGCGACCGACGCCGATCTCGACCACCTGTCCATGTTGAGCGACCTCAAGATCCTGAACCTGTCGGGGTCGCGGATTACCGATGCGGGGCTCGCGAAGCTGGCGCCGCTGAAGCGGCTCAAGTTTCTCTACCTGTTCAAGACCGACATTACAGACGCGGGCCTGGAGCACTTGAAAGAATTACCGCGGCTGGAGGTGCTGTGTCTCGACCAGACTCTGATCACGGATGGGGGGGTGAAGTCGCTGGAAGCGTTGTCGCGGCTGGAGAAGCTGCACGTTCACAGCCGGGTGGCGCTGACCGACGCCTCGATCGATTCGCTTTCGAAGCATGTGCGGCTGTTCGAACTCAAGGTCGGCGGGCCGGGATTTACCGAGCCGGGAATCGCTCGCTTGCGCGAGGCGTTGCCGAACTGTACAGTGCATTATGATCCCAACGCAGAGGCGTCGGAGGGCTGA
- a CDS encoding prenyltransferase/squalene oxidase repeat-containing protein, protein MYSRRRLLGAASAAVLSGRASSGLLAQAPERSNERAGLELITPEAKTAIQRALATLSRRQITQGEFKGAFGSGGYAGGVAVCGLAGMAFLASGSAPGRGPYGKAIERCIDYLVRNTDSNGYISAQATGGQDRMYGHGFATLFLAEAYGMSVHSDVNDKLGSKLKSAVKLIISTQNDQGGWRYQPVKSDADLSITICQIMALRAARDAGLHVPNETRARCIDYVKKSHGADGSFAYTLGSGSRGGSFALAAAGIVALNSAGIYDGKEVESALGYVWRQKPGGTINGGYYFYSHYYAAQAMWHAGGTYWSGWYPAIRDVLVRNQSGSGTWNDPGVGEEFGTAMGLIILQLPYNYVPVFGEG, encoded by the coding sequence GTGTACTCGCGTCGTCGTCTGCTTGGAGCGGCTTCGGCCGCGGTCCTGAGCGGCAGGGCTTCCTCGGGACTGCTGGCGCAGGCGCCTGAGCGAAGCAACGAGCGTGCTGGGCTGGAACTGATCACGCCCGAGGCGAAAACGGCCATCCAGCGTGCGCTGGCTACCCTGTCGCGGCGGCAAATCACCCAGGGGGAATTCAAAGGAGCGTTCGGATCCGGGGGCTATGCGGGGGGCGTCGCCGTGTGCGGGCTTGCGGGGATGGCGTTCCTGGCCAGCGGCAGCGCTCCCGGCCGGGGGCCTTACGGCAAGGCGATTGAACGGTGCATCGACTACCTGGTGAGGAACACGGATTCGAACGGGTACATCTCGGCGCAAGCGACCGGGGGACAGGACCGGATGTACGGTCATGGCTTCGCAACGCTATTCCTGGCGGAAGCATACGGGATGTCGGTGCACAGCGATGTGAACGACAAGCTGGGAAGCAAGCTGAAGTCGGCCGTCAAGCTGATCATCAGCACGCAGAATGACCAGGGGGGCTGGCGCTACCAGCCGGTGAAGTCGGATGCGGACCTGTCAATCACGATCTGCCAGATCATGGCGCTCAGGGCGGCGCGGGATGCGGGGCTGCACGTTCCGAACGAGACGCGTGCGCGGTGCATCGACTATGTGAAGAAGAGTCACGGCGCTGACGGCAGTTTTGCCTACACGCTGGGGAGCGGCAGCAGGGGCGGTTCGTTCGCCCTGGCGGCGGCGGGGATCGTGGCGCTCAACAGCGCGGGAATCTACGACGGCAAGGAAGTGGAGTCGGCGCTGGGGTACGTGTGGCGCCAGAAGCCGGGGGGAACGATCAACGGCGGGTACTACTTCTATTCGCACTACTACGCGGCGCAGGCGATGTGGCATGCGGGGGGGACGTACTGGTCGGGGTGGTATCCTGCGATCCGGGACGTTCTGGTGAGGAACCAGAGCGGCTCGGGAACGTGGAACGATCCCGGAGTGGGGGAAGAATTTGGAACCGCGATGGGGCTGATCATTCTCCAACTTCCGTACAACTATGTTCCGGTGTTCGGAGAAGGTTGA
- a CDS encoding AAA family ATPase encodes MSHEMSASGDDIQALEHVKQAQARLRAELGKIVIGQVEVIDQLLMAILSQGHCLLEGVPGLAKTLMVSTLSKALQLKFRRIQFTPDLMPADITGTEVLQEDKSTGHREFRFLEGPVFSNIVLADEINRTPPKTQAALLEAMQERQVTIGGQRRSLPAPFFVLATQNPIEQEGTYSLPEAQQDRFMFKVFVKYPSYDEEYRIAESTTSDTRVEVSEVLSAEEILRLQQLVRRVPVPPHVIHYALRLVRATRIHEGEGVPEFMKESVSWGAGPRAMQYLLLGGKARAVLDGRFFVTTEDVKSVALPVLRHRVITNFAAESAGLTPDKVISRLVDELPARHPNDEIPPAAARAFAAAGQI; translated from the coding sequence ATGTCCCACGAGATGTCCGCCAGCGGTGACGACATTCAGGCCCTGGAGCACGTTAAACAGGCCCAGGCCAGGTTGAGAGCGGAACTGGGCAAGATCGTCATCGGGCAGGTCGAGGTGATCGACCAGCTCTTGATGGCGATTCTTTCCCAGGGGCATTGCCTGCTGGAGGGAGTGCCCGGACTCGCCAAGACGCTGATGGTCAGCACGCTGTCGAAAGCGCTCCAGCTGAAATTCCGTCGTATCCAGTTCACCCCGGACCTGATGCCGGCGGACATCACCGGGACGGAAGTGCTGCAGGAAGACAAATCGACCGGACACCGCGAATTCCGGTTCCTGGAAGGTCCGGTGTTTTCAAACATCGTGCTGGCGGACGAAATCAACCGCACTCCGCCGAAGACGCAGGCGGCGCTGCTGGAAGCAATGCAGGAACGGCAGGTGACGATCGGGGGCCAGCGGCGTTCGCTGCCGGCGCCATTCTTCGTTCTCGCGACGCAGAACCCGATTGAGCAGGAGGGGACCTACTCGCTGCCCGAAGCGCAGCAGGATCGCTTCATGTTCAAGGTGTTCGTGAAGTATCCGAGCTACGACGAGGAATACCGGATCGCCGAATCGACGACTTCAGACACGCGCGTCGAGGTCTCGGAAGTCCTGTCGGCGGAGGAAATCCTGCGACTGCAGCAGCTGGTGCGCCGTGTCCCGGTTCCGCCGCATGTGATCCACTACGCGCTCCGCCTCGTGCGAGCGACGCGGATTCATGAAGGGGAAGGAGTTCCCGAGTTCATGAAGGAGAGCGTCAGCTGGGGAGCGGGCCCGCGGGCGATGCAGTACCTGCTTCTGGGAGGGAAGGCGCGGGCGGTGCTTGACGGCCGGTTCTTTGTGACGACGGAAGACGTGAAGTCAGTCGCGCTGCCGGTTCTGAGGCACCGGGTGATTACGAACTTTGCCGCCGAGTCGGCGGGCCTGACGCCGGACAAGGTAATTTCCCGGCTCGTCGATGAGCTCCCTGCACGTCATCCGAACGACGAGATCCCGCCGGCCGCGGCCCGCGCGTTCGCAGCCGCCGGCCAGATCTGA
- a CDS encoding DUF58 domain-containing protein — translation MSASSPRYLDAKSIERISRLDLRARAVVEGFLTGQHRSPFNGFAIEFAGHREYTPGDELKHVDWRVWSKTDRMYIKQYEEETNLKCHVLLDSSKSMRYGEKSSPPWSKFDYAATAAASLAFLLQQQQDAVGLVTFDTQVRAHLPPSSHPSQLKRLLHQLEQTSPDDKTDVSRLFVELAAPLKTRGIVVLVSDLFVDQATLKETLQQFRLRRHDVIVFHVMHDDELRFPFEDNTQFRGMEVDRELQTDPKSLRRSYLEIVEKYLADVRKTCGALGVDHVLLNTSEPLDAALASYLTLRQRVKHR, via the coding sequence ATGTCGGCTTCTTCGCCCCGTTATCTCGACGCCAAGTCGATCGAGCGAATCTCGCGCCTCGATCTGCGAGCCCGCGCCGTGGTGGAAGGGTTCCTGACGGGGCAGCATCGCAGCCCTTTCAACGGCTTTGCGATCGAATTCGCGGGACATCGCGAATACACGCCCGGGGACGAGTTGAAGCATGTCGACTGGCGCGTGTGGTCGAAAACCGACCGCATGTACATCAAGCAGTACGAAGAGGAGACGAACCTCAAGTGCCATGTCCTGCTCGACAGCTCGAAGTCGATGCGCTACGGGGAGAAGTCGAGCCCGCCATGGAGCAAGTTTGACTACGCGGCCACGGCTGCGGCCTCGCTGGCGTTCCTGCTCCAGCAGCAGCAGGACGCCGTCGGGCTGGTGACGTTCGATACGCAGGTGAGGGCGCACCTCCCTCCGAGTTCGCACCCCAGCCAGCTGAAACGGCTGCTGCATCAGCTCGAGCAGACCTCGCCGGACGACAAGACCGACGTGAGCCGATTGTTCGTGGAGTTGGCGGCGCCATTGAAGACGCGCGGCATCGTGGTGCTGGTCTCGGATCTGTTCGTCGACCAGGCGACGCTCAAGGAAACGCTCCAGCAGTTCCGCCTGCGGAGGCACGACGTGATCGTGTTTCACGTCATGCATGACGACGAGCTGCGGTTCCCGTTTGAGGACAACACCCAGTTCCGCGGGATGGAGGTCGATCGGGAACTGCAGACCGACCCGAAGTCGCTGCGACGGTCGTACCTCGAGATCGTGGAAAAGTACCTGGCTGACGTACGGAAGACCTGCGGAGCACTGGGCGTGGACCATGTTCTCCTGAATACCTCGGAACCCCTCGACGCGGCGCTCGCGTCTTACCTGACGCTGCGGCAACGCGTGAAGCATCGCTGA
- a CDS encoding BatA domain-containing protein: MGFLAGWMLNPWLFAAGGLLVAAPILIHLLNRRKFRIVDWAAMDFLLEADQRNRRRVQIEEMILLLLRCAAMLLAGLFVARPFLPSSITRSLFQTDRTERVVLLDDSPSMDAVHAGSSPFRTAKRRIAEFVTALAEEGNGDSLTLCLTSRPDRPIFRDAVVDNRSAAGLVGEVEALAVCDLPARFDQAFVSLRGLVQGKSERINRVGYVLSDLRRSDWTSDEKKGETRAAGESAAAAEALATLSKDLAGCFVVDCGAGPATNVAVTGITPEDKALLSGVTTRFQVTVKNFGSEALRDVPVKFVAGGALPMSATIGAVPPGGTGSVPFSFTFAAAGDDEAAVEPIEMTAEIGSLPGDMLAADNARYFAARVRAGIPTLIVDGDPSGEFGHAESFFLQRALSPPGSSRSGITTEVVNDSDFGGMSLEAFQAIYLCNVYQLDLARVKALEEWVRAGGGLVVFPGAQVDQRFYNEILCQGGKGLLSRPLQSISGDETEKSWAAFAVTQPEHPAVRVFGGDAAPLLESAKVYQWWSVPETGEGTVLLRLADADRSPAMIERRFGAGRVIQFCVPADAEWSNWPEDASYLILLQELNRYLAQTSASPGQIVVGEPLIEPVDLSRYRAEVGLIRPDGATSTLLAVPNGNERGPGTSNQWTVRIDDAITRGFYRFELTTPEGGAEKVLAAASLPGGESELNRIDSSTLQSSWQGAPVELVGPVALAGLTADAARGELWWFVVLILAAVLFAEQGLAWMFGRRR, encoded by the coding sequence ATGGGTTTTCTTGCTGGATGGATGCTGAATCCCTGGCTGTTCGCGGCGGGCGGTCTGCTCGTGGCGGCCCCGATTCTCATTCACCTGCTGAATCGTCGGAAATTCCGGATCGTCGACTGGGCGGCGATGGATTTCCTGCTGGAAGCGGACCAGCGGAACCGCCGCCGCGTGCAGATCGAAGAGATGATCCTGCTGTTGCTGAGGTGCGCTGCGATGCTGCTGGCGGGGCTGTTCGTGGCGCGTCCCTTTCTGCCGAGCAGCATCACGAGAAGCCTTTTTCAGACGGATCGGACCGAGCGGGTCGTCCTGCTGGATGATTCGCCCAGTATGGATGCGGTCCATGCGGGATCGAGTCCGTTTCGAACGGCCAAGCGGCGGATCGCGGAGTTCGTCACCGCACTGGCGGAAGAGGGAAACGGAGACTCCCTGACGCTGTGCCTGACATCCCGACCCGATCGTCCGATTTTCCGGGACGCGGTCGTCGACAACCGTTCGGCTGCGGGACTGGTGGGGGAAGTGGAGGCGCTCGCGGTCTGCGACCTTCCGGCGCGGTTCGACCAGGCGTTCGTCTCGCTGCGCGGGCTGGTGCAGGGGAAGTCGGAGCGGATCAACAGGGTCGGTTACGTGCTGAGCGACCTGCGGAGGAGCGACTGGACCTCCGATGAGAAGAAGGGGGAGACGCGAGCCGCGGGCGAATCCGCCGCCGCCGCGGAGGCACTCGCGACTCTCTCGAAAGACCTGGCCGGTTGTTTCGTGGTGGATTGTGGAGCAGGGCCGGCGACCAACGTGGCAGTGACCGGCATCACTCCTGAAGACAAGGCGTTGCTCTCGGGGGTGACGACGCGGTTCCAGGTGACGGTGAAGAACTTCGGGAGCGAAGCGCTGCGCGACGTGCCGGTGAAATTCGTGGCCGGGGGGGCGCTGCCAATGTCGGCAACGATCGGTGCGGTCCCTCCGGGAGGAACTGGCTCGGTCCCGTTTTCATTCACGTTCGCTGCCGCGGGGGATGACGAAGCGGCGGTCGAGCCGATTGAAATGACCGCGGAGATCGGCAGCCTGCCTGGGGACATGCTTGCGGCTGACAATGCTCGTTACTTCGCCGCGCGGGTGCGGGCCGGCATTCCCACGCTGATCGTCGACGGCGATCCCTCGGGCGAATTCGGGCACGCGGAGTCGTTCTTTCTTCAGCGGGCCCTCTCTCCTCCAGGGTCGTCCCGTTCGGGCATCACGACGGAGGTGGTGAACGACTCAGATTTCGGCGGGATGTCGCTTGAGGCCTTTCAGGCGATTTACCTGTGCAACGTCTACCAGCTCGATCTCGCGCGGGTAAAAGCCCTCGAGGAATGGGTCCGGGCCGGCGGGGGACTGGTGGTATTTCCCGGTGCGCAAGTCGACCAGCGGTTTTACAACGAAATTCTCTGCCAGGGGGGCAAGGGGCTGTTGTCCAGGCCTCTCCAGTCAATTTCGGGAGACGAGACGGAGAAGAGCTGGGCCGCGTTCGCGGTGACGCAGCCCGAGCATCCGGCGGTGCGGGTGTTCGGCGGGGATGCGGCTCCGCTCCTGGAATCGGCGAAGGTGTATCAATGGTGGAGCGTCCCGGAAACGGGTGAAGGCACGGTGCTGCTCCGGCTGGCGGATGCGGACCGCAGCCCGGCGATGATCGAACGGCGCTTCGGTGCGGGCCGGGTGATCCAGTTCTGCGTCCCTGCCGACGCAGAATGGAGCAACTGGCCGGAAGACGCGAGCTACCTGATCCTGCTCCAGGAGCTGAATCGCTACCTCGCGCAGACGTCGGCCTCGCCGGGCCAGATTGTCGTCGGTGAGCCGCTGATTGAGCCTGTCGATCTTTCGCGATACCGGGCGGAGGTGGGGCTGATCCGACCGGATGGTGCAACGTCGACGCTCCTGGCGGTGCCCAATGGAAATGAGCGGGGGCCGGGAACGTCGAACCAGTGGACCGTGCGAATCGACGATGCGATCACGAGAGGATTCTACCGCTTCGAGCTGACGACTCCCGAAGGAGGAGCGGAGAAGGTGCTGGCGGCCGCCAGCCTGCCCGGGGGGGAGAGCGAGCTCAACCGCATCGATTCCAGTACGCTGCAGTCTTCGTGGCAGGGAGCGCCGGTGGAACTGGTGGGACCGGTGGCGCTCGCGGGCCTGACGGCAGACGCGGCACGCGGCGAATTGTGGTGGTTCGTGGTGCTGATCCTTGCCGCCGTGTTGTTCGCGGAACAGGGGCTGGCATGGATGTTTGGAAGGAGGCGGTGA
- a CDS encoding outer membrane protein assembly factor BamB family protein: MDQSLINGIRNGAGWCVATAACACVAASIALAQGVPAQRLILPGAQRPVPVEEPAIGRPAAPIRVRAAAPAAEGRSESAPLDTGLTTSEELERLLERATQVAVERPDLAPVLWQRILDEGANAFARAELKNQVPLRRQYEIFRPFSNESLRAIVAAGPEAVRHYRLQSDGPARVLMARQGEDREAALAEIVRRYFLTTIGDDAAFELGCRLLERGDVTSADHLFDRLSLYPDSSIEPDAITVRRAVTQSRLGRQKVAVALVESLGQEFDDLKPMLLNEVQERNSPSSNKGQSAGTPVMPGDLTGEALEPDWEFRPAWTLKGVKASANNEAIMSGISNGRPMIFVRQPGGNYSQTTLDDKNVPDLTLSQLATAWRGGTWRPASSPVVVDGRLYLKSESRTVCCSASTGEVLWMGRPTRFPINEMTRQLALVASHGVNVPIVTTTYIAGLQPKTLTEIMLFSERLHHEVTVSGGRVYVIEGDLDTPSVRKKATENVVERQMFGGPMPTHHARPNELACYDAKTGRLIWTVASGGVLPAGSTVCSKPLVAGSLLLVAVGIDSQLALVAIESSNGSVVWKTNLADLGGAWQPIPVGLAVDDGSVYVASGSGTLFSVDRNGGTLRWAVSYPRLKSSAMERRVIEGNPGQRIQIVFDENFLACEEGAIVLAAADCDHVMSFDVTDGALRWDSPIPPTSLSGAPGYVVGMANGRIYLANNKTLWSISTRGGRILWDLSLDGACGRGLLTSDSLFVPQQQTVTQVDPETGRTLNKIACAMLDSEPVGNLVADGNRLLVASAARLIAMKPKATRIEEAPGQEPKSPPTGGKL; encoded by the coding sequence ATGGATCAAAGCCTCATCAACGGGATTCGGAACGGAGCTGGCTGGTGCGTGGCGACGGCGGCCTGCGCCTGCGTGGCTGCTTCGATCGCCTTGGCCCAGGGAGTCCCCGCCCAGCGGCTCATCCTTCCGGGCGCGCAACGGCCAGTTCCGGTGGAAGAACCGGCGATCGGCCGGCCGGCTGCCCCGATTCGGGTGAGAGCCGCGGCCCCGGCGGCCGAGGGGCGGAGCGAATCCGCGCCGCTGGATACGGGGCTGACCACGAGCGAGGAACTGGAGCGGCTCCTGGAGCGTGCCACGCAGGTGGCCGTTGAACGCCCTGACCTGGCGCCTGTCCTGTGGCAGCGAATCCTTGATGAGGGGGCGAATGCGTTCGCCCGGGCGGAGCTGAAGAATCAGGTCCCGCTGCGTCGGCAATACGAAATCTTCAGGCCGTTTTCGAATGAATCGTTGCGCGCGATCGTCGCGGCGGGACCGGAAGCGGTTCGGCATTATCGCCTGCAGTCGGACGGTCCGGCACGCGTTCTGATGGCCCGGCAGGGAGAGGACCGGGAGGCGGCGCTCGCGGAGATTGTGCGGCGCTATTTCCTCACGACGATCGGCGATGACGCGGCGTTCGAGTTGGGATGCCGGCTGCTCGAACGGGGGGACGTCACGTCCGCCGACCATCTGTTCGACCGCCTGTCGCTGTATCCGGACAGTAGCATCGAGCCGGACGCGATCACGGTCCGCCGGGCGGTGACGCAGTCGCGTCTGGGGAGGCAGAAGGTCGCGGTCGCCCTGGTGGAGTCGCTGGGGCAGGAGTTCGACGACCTGAAGCCAATGCTGCTGAATGAGGTTCAGGAACGGAACTCGCCCTCCTCGAACAAGGGCCAGTCTGCCGGGACGCCCGTCATGCCGGGGGATCTGACGGGCGAGGCACTGGAGCCTGATTGGGAGTTCCGGCCCGCGTGGACGCTCAAAGGGGTGAAAGCTTCCGCCAACAACGAAGCGATCATGTCGGGGATTTCGAATGGTCGGCCGATGATCTTCGTGCGTCAGCCGGGGGGGAACTACTCGCAGACGACGCTGGACGACAAGAACGTCCCTGACTTGACGTTGTCGCAGCTGGCGACGGCATGGCGCGGGGGCACATGGAGGCCAGCTTCGAGCCCGGTGGTTGTTGATGGGCGACTTTACTTGAAGTCGGAGTCGCGAACCGTGTGTTGCTCCGCGAGCACGGGAGAAGTGCTATGGATGGGGCGGCCGACGCGGTTTCCGATCAATGAAATGACGCGCCAGCTGGCGCTCGTGGCGTCGCACGGAGTCAACGTCCCGATTGTGACCACGACCTACATCGCGGGTCTGCAACCGAAAACGCTGACGGAGATCATGCTGTTCTCGGAGCGACTGCACCATGAGGTTACGGTGAGCGGGGGCCGCGTGTATGTGATCGAAGGAGACCTCGATACTCCGTCGGTGCGGAAGAAGGCGACGGAGAACGTGGTCGAGCGGCAGATGTTCGGTGGTCCAATGCCGACACACCACGCCCGGCCAAACGAACTCGCCTGCTACGACGCGAAGACGGGGCGGCTGATCTGGACGGTCGCGTCGGGAGGGGTGTTGCCGGCCGGGTCGACGGTGTGCAGCAAGCCGCTCGTTGCGGGATCGCTCCTGCTGGTTGCCGTAGGCATCGACAGCCAGCTGGCACTTGTGGCCATTGAATCCTCGAACGGCAGCGTGGTCTGGAAGACGAATCTCGCGGACCTGGGAGGGGCCTGGCAGCCGATTCCGGTCGGTCTGGCGGTCGATGACGGGAGCGTCTACGTGGCGTCCGGTTCGGGGACGTTGTTCTCGGTGGACCGGAATGGAGGCACGCTTCGATGGGCCGTTTCGTACCCCCGACTGAAGTCGTCGGCGATGGAGCGGCGGGTGATCGAAGGAAATCCCGGCCAGCGGATCCAGATCGTGTTTGACGAGAATTTCCTCGCCTGCGAGGAAGGGGCGATCGTTCTTGCCGCGGCCGACTGCGACCACGTGATGAGTTTCGACGTGACGGATGGCGCACTGCGATGGGATTCCCCGATCCCTCCCACTTCGCTCAGTGGAGCCCCGGGCTATGTGGTCGGCATGGCGAACGGCCGGATTTACCTGGCGAACAACAAGACGCTGTGGAGCATCAGCACCAGGGGAGGGCGAATCCTCTGGGACTTGTCGCTGGATGGAGCATGTGGTCGCGGACTGTTGACCAGCGACTCATTGTTCGTTCCCCAGCAGCAGACAGTGACGCAGGTCGACCCTGAAACGGGCCGTACGCTGAACAAGATTGCCTGCGCGATGCTGGACTCCGAGCCGGTGGGCAATCTTGTCGCGGATGGCAACAGGTTGCTGGTGGCGAGCGCGGCCCGGTTGATCGCGATGAAGCCCAAGGCCACTCGGATCGAAGAAGCACCCGGGCAGGAGCCCAAGAGCCCGCCAACGGGAGGGAAGCTGTGA
- a CDS encoding HEAT repeat domain-containing protein has product MTRAFLPVLLILCGLTAFVPRSAGAQDNPYAESYLRMLTERGIATDAAGLRVFLASHVPGPEDTARLAENLADLGHEDYAKREAAMQALLARPPRSLAEVELRAASDDPEVRWRAKLVLDTLRQPGNDLLYASLIVIPLRKVQGLADVVLGVAPLCQSDSMQLAMSRALVATATEADAPLLKKSLGHEDPRIRMACLNALATTLGEAAVADILPLLDDRNDLVRLDAATQLLQFRRGESLRTLGKLLVSEQLTVRNRSIHKLRSTLKVSLPYSGYEPAEDRALHAAEWQKSIEANLDAKAEPVTSTAAPQFVAHLALQSPRYRTLILIGKDGAIEKKQVAQPGGRSVAVGNGNLLSVHPSSAVVTETDHSDKTVWVSKALDERPIVAIRRKDGNTLVATMEGSLIELNASGNMIRKSEIGIVQDIEALENGNVLLLSFVESKLKQLDATGRVQWQVSLPAPPTSMCLAKDGHAVITLQGAKQLADVDLATQALKTLSAPFRSPMQVEQLEDGRLAIMDVVGAHLADRQGALIETINLLPVSPDGF; this is encoded by the coding sequence ATGACTAGAGCTTTTCTCCCGGTGCTGCTCATCCTGTGCGGGCTGACTGCGTTCGTTCCGCGTTCCGCGGGGGCCCAGGACAACCCGTACGCCGAGAGCTACCTGCGGATGCTGACGGAACGCGGGATTGCGACCGACGCGGCGGGGCTCCGGGTGTTTCTGGCAAGCCATGTGCCTGGTCCGGAAGACACAGCCCGGCTGGCCGAGAACCTGGCAGACCTGGGGCATGAAGACTATGCGAAACGTGAAGCGGCGATGCAGGCGCTGCTCGCCCGTCCGCCGCGGTCGCTCGCGGAAGTGGAACTCCGGGCGGCGAGCGACGATCCGGAAGTGCGGTGGCGCGCCAAGCTGGTGCTCGACACGCTTCGGCAGCCGGGCAACGACCTGCTGTATGCTTCGCTGATCGTTATTCCATTGCGAAAAGTGCAGGGGCTGGCCGATGTTGTTCTCGGCGTGGCCCCGCTCTGCCAGTCGGACTCGATGCAGCTGGCGATGAGCCGGGCGCTCGTGGCGACGGCGACGGAAGCGGACGCGCCACTCCTGAAGAAGAGCCTGGGGCATGAAGATCCCCGGATCCGGATGGCCTGCCTCAACGCGCTGGCGACCACGCTTGGCGAGGCGGCCGTGGCCGACATCCTGCCGTTGCTCGACGACAGGAACGACCTGGTGCGTCTCGATGCGGCGACTCAGCTGCTTCAGTTCCGGAGGGGGGAGTCGCTCCGAACGCTTGGAAAGCTGCTCGTTTCCGAGCAGTTGACGGTTCGGAACCGGAGCATCCACAAGCTGCGGTCGACGCTGAAGGTGAGCCTGCCGTATTCCGGTTACGAGCCTGCGGAGGACCGGGCCCTGCATGCCGCGGAATGGCAGAAGTCGATCGAGGCCAACCTGGATGCGAAGGCGGAACCTGTGACGAGCACGGCCGCGCCGCAGTTCGTTGCCCACCTGGCGCTGCAGTCACCGCGTTACCGGACCTTGATCCTCATTGGAAAAGATGGCGCGATCGAGAAAAAGCAGGTCGCGCAGCCGGGCGGGCGAAGTGTGGCCGTAGGGAATGGCAACCTGCTGTCGGTCCATCCCTCGAGTGCTGTCGTTACGGAGACCGACCACTCCGACAAGACCGTGTGGGTGTCGAAGGCCCTCGATGAACGCCCGATCGTCGCGATCCGGCGAAAAGATGGAAACACGCTTGTTGCCACGATGGAGGGTTCGCTCATTGAACTGAACGCCAGCGGCAACATGATCCGGAAGTCGGAGATCGGGATCGTGCAGGACATCGAAGCTCTGGAGAACGGCAACGTGCTGCTCCTGAGCTTCGTTGAAAGCAAACTCAAGCAGCTGGACGCAACGGGCCGCGTTCAATGGCAAGTCTCCCTCCCCGCGCCGCCGACGTCGATGTGCCTGGCAAAGGACGGGCATGCCGTGATCACGCTGCAGGGTGCGAAGCAGCTGGCGGACGTCGACCTGGCCACTCAGGCCCTGAAGACTCTCAGTGCGCCGTTCCGCTCGCCGATGCAGGTGGAGCAGCTTGAGGATGGCCGGCTGGCGATCATGGACGTGGTGGGAGCGCATCTTGCCGACCGGCAGGGGGCGCTGATTGAAACGATCAACCTGTTGCCGGTTTCCCCGGACGGATTCTAA